Proteins encoded by one window of Sphingomonas ginkgonis:
- a CDS encoding putative bifunctional diguanylate cyclase/phosphodiesterase, which translates to MKEGSAQKLSNALLSTAAGVASFVFSLSVFLYITEFDEKVAASVVAGVFCLMVSYVASERPNSESARALAALGDRLMAIEDGDLVSPAPAIVQRTMPQLAGAVDTLFAEVRSSIENAHALGMYDPVTSLPNRLHFRAEADRLLAEAPAGMASAMLFVDLDRFKAVNDSLGHARGDQLLVMVANRLRVVVTGESDTNGPRPLLARLAGDEFTLFFPQLSAISEVERLARRAVLAVGEPFELSGHSIDIGASIGVAVAPAHGNSIEALMRAADIAMYRAKSRGGGQHCLFSEELAAEHHQKVETEKALTEAVQRGEFLLALQPQLSLATGEITGAEALLRWNHPRDGMRLPSSFIPVAEQTGIIAEIGDWVIAECASMLSAWRAEGQARRLAFNISPRQLDRQDFFPRLRASFTENGVPLSMVELEFTESAAMEVREDVLDEIAGLRAEGATIAIDDFGTGYSNIARLRSMPLDRVKLDPSLIADIESSEQARVVVQAVVELIKGVGCEIVAEAVETVAQADLLRAMGVHTVQGFVFAQPMFEEEFLAWTSNSERGARSVG; encoded by the coding sequence ATGAAGGAAGGGTCAGCGCAGAAACTCTCCAACGCGCTGCTGTCGACAGCAGCGGGCGTGGCGAGCTTCGTCTTCTCGCTGAGCGTCTTCCTCTACATCACCGAATTCGACGAGAAGGTCGCGGCTTCGGTGGTCGCGGGCGTGTTCTGCCTGATGGTCAGCTATGTCGCGTCGGAGCGGCCCAACAGCGAGTCGGCACGCGCTCTGGCCGCGCTGGGCGACCGACTGATGGCGATCGAGGACGGCGACCTCGTCTCTCCCGCGCCGGCAATTGTCCAGCGCACCATGCCCCAGCTTGCCGGGGCGGTCGACACCCTCTTTGCCGAGGTCCGTTCGTCGATCGAGAACGCGCACGCGCTCGGCATGTATGACCCGGTGACCTCGCTGCCCAACCGCCTACACTTCCGGGCCGAGGCCGACCGGCTTCTGGCGGAAGCGCCGGCCGGGATGGCGTCGGCAATGCTGTTCGTCGACCTTGACCGCTTCAAGGCCGTCAACGACAGCCTGGGCCACGCTCGCGGCGACCAGCTGCTGGTGATGGTCGCCAATCGACTTCGGGTCGTGGTGACCGGCGAGAGCGACACCAACGGCCCACGTCCCTTGCTCGCGCGGCTGGCCGGGGACGAGTTTACCCTTTTCTTCCCGCAGCTCAGCGCCATCTCGGAAGTCGAGCGGCTGGCGAGACGCGCGGTGCTGGCGGTCGGCGAGCCGTTCGAGCTCAGCGGCCACAGCATTGACATCGGCGCCTCGATCGGAGTCGCCGTCGCGCCCGCGCATGGGAACAGCATCGAAGCGCTCATGCGCGCGGCGGACATCGCCATGTACCGCGCCAAGTCGCGCGGCGGCGGGCAGCACTGCCTGTTCAGCGAGGAACTGGCGGCCGAGCATCACCAGAAGGTCGAAACCGAGAAGGCTCTGACCGAGGCGGTTCAGCGCGGCGAGTTCCTGCTCGCGCTGCAGCCGCAGCTCAGCCTTGCGACGGGCGAGATCACGGGCGCTGAGGCACTTCTGCGCTGGAACCACCCGCGCGACGGAATGCGGCTGCCCTCCAGCTTCATCCCCGTCGCCGAGCAAACCGGGATCATCGCCGAGATCGGCGACTGGGTCATCGCCGAGTGCGCGTCGATGCTGTCGGCCTGGCGGGCGGAAGGTCAGGCGCGCCGGTTGGCGTTCAATATCAGCCCTCGCCAGCTCGACCGACAGGACTTCTTCCCGCGGCTGCGTGCCAGCTTCACCGAGAACGGCGTGCCGCTATCGATGGTCGAACTGGAGTTCACCGAGAGCGCCGCGATGGAGGTCCGGGAGGACGTTCTCGACGAGATCGCCGGGCTGCGCGCCGAGGGCGCGACCATCGCCATCGACGATTTCGGCACCGGCTACTCCAACATCGCCCGGCTGCGCTCGATGCCGCTCGACCGGGTCAAGCTCGACCCGTCATTGATCGCCGATATCGAGAGCAGCGAGCAGGCGCGGGTAGTGGTCCAAGCAGTCGTCGAACTGATCAAGGGCGTCGGGTGCGAGATTGTTGCGGAGGCCGTTGAGACGGTCGCCCAGGCGGACCTCCTGCGCGCGATGGGCGTGCACACGGTCCAGGGCTTCGTCTTCGCCCAGCCGATGTTCGAGGAGGAATTCCTCGCCTGGACCAGCAACAGCGAGCGCGGTGCCCGCTCCGTCGGCTGA
- a CDS encoding acetyl/propionyl/methylcrotonyl-CoA carboxylase subunit alpha, translating into MIKSLLIANRGEIACRVIRTARELGIRTVAVYSDADAGALHVRQADEAVHIGASPARESYLVGEKIIAAAKATRAQAIHPGYGFLSENADFAQAVLDAGLVWVGPKPDSIRAMGLKDAAKKLMQQAGVPTTPGYLGEDQSPARLQQEADAIGYPVLIKAVAGGGGKGMRKVDRPEDFADALESCRREAASSFGNDQVLLEKYILSPRHIEVQVFGDAHGHVVHLFERDCSLQRRHQKVIEEAPAPGMDEETRAAVCGAAVRAAQAVNYEGAGTIEFIADASEGLRADRIWFMEMNTRLQVEHPVTEEITGQDLVEWQLRVASGEPLPLAQDELAIDGHAIEARLYAEDPARGFLPSVGRLEHFDLGEAERIETGVEEGDTISPFYDPMIAKLIAWGEDRDEAIDRLAEVLDGVEVWPVRTNAGFLSHALLDEDFIDGILDTGFIERKLARLVPEVEPGPEVLSGAAMVALAQDEGDERAVGLAGFRLNAEPRLSVALGREGHFVEARPAGGPTDVSGFRDGERVVVFREGQAFEFMLADRGSVEGGTASGTVVAPMPGKVTSVEVTAGTRVAKGQRLLTLEAMKMEHGLVAPVDGTVTELNAEAGQQVAVDAVLARVEPDAASA; encoded by the coding sequence ATGATCAAGTCGCTCCTCATCGCCAATCGCGGCGAGATCGCCTGCCGGGTCATTCGCACCGCGCGCGAACTCGGGATCCGGACGGTCGCGGTCTATTCCGACGCGGACGCGGGCGCGCTGCACGTCCGGCAGGCCGACGAGGCGGTGCACATCGGTGCCTCGCCGGCGCGCGAGTCCTATCTCGTCGGCGAGAAGATCATCGCGGCGGCCAAGGCGACCCGCGCGCAGGCGATCCATCCCGGCTACGGCTTCCTGTCGGAGAACGCCGACTTCGCGCAGGCGGTGCTCGACGCCGGGCTGGTGTGGGTCGGGCCGAAGCCGGACTCGATCCGCGCGATGGGCTTGAAGGACGCCGCCAAGAAGCTGATGCAGCAGGCCGGAGTGCCGACCACGCCCGGCTATCTCGGCGAGGACCAGTCGCCGGCGCGGTTGCAGCAGGAAGCGGATGCGATCGGCTATCCCGTGCTGATCAAGGCGGTCGCCGGCGGCGGCGGCAAGGGGATGCGCAAGGTCGACCGGCCGGAGGACTTCGCGGACGCGCTGGAGAGTTGCCGGCGCGAGGCCGCCTCGTCGTTCGGCAACGACCAGGTGCTGCTCGAGAAATACATCCTCTCGCCGCGGCACATCGAGGTGCAGGTGTTCGGCGATGCGCACGGCCATGTCGTCCACCTGTTCGAGCGGGACTGCTCGCTGCAGCGGCGGCACCAGAAGGTGATCGAGGAGGCGCCCGCGCCGGGCATGGACGAGGAGACCCGGGCGGCGGTGTGCGGCGCGGCGGTGCGGGCGGCGCAGGCGGTGAACTACGAGGGCGCGGGGACGATCGAGTTCATCGCCGATGCGTCCGAGGGGCTGCGCGCCGACCGCATCTGGTTCATGGAGATGAACACCCGGCTGCAGGTCGAGCATCCGGTTACGGAGGAGATCACCGGGCAGGACCTGGTCGAGTGGCAGCTGCGGGTCGCGAGCGGCGAGCCGCTGCCGCTCGCGCAGGACGAGCTGGCGATCGACGGCCACGCGATCGAGGCGCGGCTCTATGCCGAGGATCCGGCGCGCGGTTTTCTTCCGAGCGTGGGCCGGCTCGAGCATTTCGACCTGGGCGAGGCGGAGCGGATCGAGACCGGGGTGGAGGAGGGCGACACCATCTCGCCTTTCTACGACCCGATGATCGCCAAGCTGATCGCCTGGGGCGAGGACCGCGACGAGGCGATCGACCGGCTGGCTGAAGTGCTCGACGGGGTCGAGGTCTGGCCGGTCCGGACCAACGCCGGCTTCCTCAGCCATGCGCTGCTCGACGAGGACTTCATCGACGGCATCCTCGATACGGGGTTCATCGAGAGGAAGCTGGCGCGGCTGGTGCCGGAGGTCGAGCCGGGTCCCGAGGTGCTGAGCGGGGCGGCGATGGTCGCGCTAGCGCAGGACGAGGGCGACGAGCGCGCGGTCGGGTTGGCCGGGTTCCGGCTCAACGCCGAGCCGCGCCTGTCGGTGGCGCTCGGGCGCGAGGGCCACTTCGTCGAGGCGCGCCCGGCGGGCGGGCCGACCGACGTGTCGGGCTTCCGCGACGGCGAGCGGGTAGTGGTGTTCCGCGAGGGGCAGGCGTTCGAGTTCATGCTGGCCGACCGCGGCTCGGTCGAGGGCGGGACGGCGTCGGGAACGGTGGTCGCGCCGATGCCGGGCAAGGTCACCAGCGTCGAGGTGACGGCCGGAACGCGGGTCGCCAAGGGACAGCGGCTGCTCACGCTCGAGGCGATGAAGATGGAGCATGGGCTGGTGGCGCCGGTCGACGGAACGGTGACGGAGCTGAATGCCGAGGCGGGTCAGCAGGTTGCGGTCGATGCCGTGCTGGCGCGGGTTGAGCCGGACGCGGCAAGCGCATAG
- a CDS encoding Smr/MutS family protein, with translation MQPIQAQTLDGHWDRRLRSGTVVPDQVLDLHGHNLDGAWSAIDRTLEHAIARGDRVVLLVTGHARKGEPPIARGRIRAAVHDWLAASRHAPSIAAVRDAHRRHGGGGSLYLILRRGS, from the coding sequence GTGCAACCGATCCAGGCGCAAACCCTCGACGGTCACTGGGATCGCCGACTGCGTTCCGGTACGGTGGTCCCGGACCAGGTTCTGGACCTCCACGGCCATAATCTCGACGGCGCATGGAGCGCGATCGACCGTACGCTCGAACATGCCATCGCGCGCGGCGACCGGGTGGTGCTGCTGGTGACTGGCCATGCCCGCAAGGGCGAGCCGCCGATCGCCCGCGGACGCATCCGCGCGGCGGTGCACGACTGGCTGGCAGCGTCCCGCCATGCTCCGAGCATCGCCGCGGTCCGCGACGCGCATCGCCGGCACGGCGGTGGGGGAAGCCTCTACCTCATCTTGCGGCGGGGCAGCTGA
- a CDS encoding carboxyl transferase domain-containing protein, which produces MSAPRLDSKIPPDSEQFRARSVHNRELVDKLRADVAEAALGGTAKSRERHVARGKLLPRDRVERLLDPGSPFLEIGQLAACDLYDGEVPGAGLIAGIGRVTGRQAMIVCNDATVKGGTYYPLTVKKHLRAQEIAQENRLPCIYLVDSGGANLPHQAEVFPDRDHFGRIFFNQANMSALGIPQIACVMGSCTAGGAYVPAMSDETVIVRNQGTIFLAGPPLVKAATGEVISAEDLGGGDLHARKSGVADHLAEHDEHALTIVRDIMSTLPEQQPALPSREPRPPAFDPEELYGIIPEDVRAPYDVHEVIARIVDGSEFHEFKPLYGTTLVCGFAHIWGMPVAILANNGVLFSESAVKGAHFIELACQRRVPLLFLQNISGFMVGGKFESEGIAKHGAKLVTAVATAQVPKVTVLIGGSFGAGNYGMAGRAYSPRFLFSWPNSRISVMGGEQAASVLATVHRDAESWTAEQAEAFKQPIREDYEAQGNPWHATARLWDDGIIDPAQTRDVLGLAFAACLNAPIAERAQFGLFRM; this is translated from the coding sequence ATGAGCGCGCCGCGACTGGACAGTAAAATTCCGCCCGACAGCGAACAGTTCCGAGCCCGCTCGGTGCACAATCGGGAACTGGTCGACAAGCTCCGCGCCGATGTTGCCGAGGCCGCGCTGGGCGGGACCGCGAAGAGCCGGGAGCGGCATGTCGCGCGCGGCAAGCTGCTGCCGCGCGACCGGGTCGAACGGCTGCTCGACCCGGGTTCGCCCTTTCTCGAGATTGGCCAGCTCGCGGCGTGCGACCTGTACGACGGCGAGGTGCCCGGAGCGGGGCTGATCGCGGGCATCGGCCGGGTTACGGGACGGCAGGCGATGATCGTCTGCAACGACGCCACTGTGAAGGGCGGGACCTACTACCCGCTGACGGTCAAGAAGCACCTCCGGGCGCAGGAGATCGCGCAGGAGAACCGGCTCCCCTGCATCTACCTCGTCGACAGCGGGGGTGCTAACCTGCCGCACCAGGCCGAGGTATTTCCCGACCGCGACCATTTCGGCCGGATCTTCTTCAACCAGGCCAACATGAGCGCGCTCGGCATTCCGCAGATCGCCTGCGTGATGGGCAGCTGCACCGCCGGCGGCGCCTATGTCCCGGCGATGAGCGACGAGACGGTGATCGTCCGCAACCAGGGCACGATCTTTCTCGCCGGGCCGCCGCTGGTGAAGGCGGCGACCGGCGAGGTGATCAGCGCCGAGGACCTGGGCGGGGGCGATCTCCATGCGCGCAAGTCGGGCGTCGCGGACCATCTCGCCGAGCATGACGAGCATGCGCTGACGATCGTCCGCGACATCATGTCGACGCTGCCCGAGCAGCAGCCGGCGCTGCCGTCGCGCGAGCCGCGGCCGCCGGCGTTCGACCCGGAGGAACTCTACGGCATCATCCCCGAGGACGTGCGCGCGCCCTACGACGTTCACGAGGTGATCGCGCGGATCGTCGACGGTTCCGAGTTCCACGAGTTCAAGCCGCTCTACGGCACCACCCTGGTGTGCGGCTTCGCGCATATCTGGGGCATGCCGGTGGCGATCCTCGCCAACAACGGCGTCCTGTTCAGCGAGAGCGCGGTCAAGGGCGCGCACTTCATCGAGCTCGCCTGCCAGCGCCGCGTGCCGCTGCTGTTCCTGCAGAACATCAGCGGCTTCATGGTCGGCGGCAAGTTCGAGTCCGAGGGCATCGCCAAACATGGCGCCAAGCTGGTCACCGCGGTGGCGACCGCGCAGGTGCCGAAGGTCACGGTGCTGATCGGCGGCAGCTTCGGGGCGGGTAACTACGGGATGGCCGGGCGCGCCTACAGCCCGCGCTTTCTGTTCAGCTGGCCCAATTCGCGCATCAGCGTGATGGGCGGCGAGCAGGCCGCAAGCGTGCTGGCGACGGTCCACCGTGATGCCGAGAGCTGGACGGCGGAACAGGCCGAGGCGTTCAAGCAGCCGATCCGCGAAGACTACGAGGCGCAGGGCAATCCCTGGCACGCCACCGCGCGGCTGTGGGACGACGGGATCATCGACCCGGCGCAGACCCGTGACGTGCTGGGCCTCGCCTTCGCCGCCTGCCTCAACGCCCCGATCGCCGAACGCGCCCAGTTCGGCCTGTTCAGGATGTAA
- a CDS encoding M13 family metallopeptidase produces the protein MNRTVLLLAASALALGACSYSQTNNQSAAEQKQAGSQSGVNTAWLDKGTRPGDDFNEYANGTWQKNTEIPQDKSNISSFSVVNDTAEKRGAELIQGLAKANPAAGSNEARIANFYNAYLDTNAIEQKGVAPLKTDIDRIEAIADKGALAQAIGGTLRADADPINNTNFHTENLFGIFVTQAFEDPSKSVPYVMQGGIGLPDRDYYLSSDGNMAKIRSAYAPYVAKIMTLSGLPNAEARAQKVVALENMIAQAHESLQDSQDSFKANNPWKRADFDRKAPGLDWGRLFGAAGLGSQQDFIVWQPGSVTKLAALVNSQPLEVWKDWLAFHRANQMTDVLPKAFDDAHFAFYGTTVNGQPQQRSRDKRALAMTNAALGDAVGKLYADKFFPASSKADIDSMVRNIKAALVKRIDALSWMAPATKDEAKKKVATMAVGIGYPDKWRDYGNLTVQTGDAYGNLDRARLANYQTQLAKIGRPVDKNEWWMTPQTVNAVNLPLQNALNFPAAILDQGFYDPRADSAANYGAIGSVIGHEISHSFDNLGATFDSTGRLRNWWTPADLAHFKQAGAALAAQYSAYQALPGLKLNGEQELGENIADVAGLAAAYDAWKASLNGKPSPVIDGMTGDQRFFLAYGQSHSGKLRDAALRARVATDVHAPGPWRVQTVRNLDPWYAAFNVQPGQKLYLALDKRVKVW, from the coding sequence ATGAACCGTACCGTCCTTCTGCTCGCCGCATCCGCCCTCGCGCTGGGCGCCTGCAGCTACAGCCAGACCAACAACCAGTCCGCCGCCGAGCAGAAGCAGGCGGGCAGCCAGTCCGGCGTCAATACGGCATGGTTGGACAAGGGCACCAGGCCCGGCGACGACTTCAACGAATATGCCAACGGGACCTGGCAGAAGAACACCGAGATCCCGCAGGACAAGTCGAACATCTCCAGCTTCTCGGTCGTCAACGACACCGCCGAGAAGCGCGGCGCCGAGCTTATCCAGGGGCTCGCCAAGGCCAACCCCGCCGCGGGCAGCAACGAGGCGCGGATCGCCAACTTCTACAACGCCTATCTCGATACCAATGCGATCGAGCAGAAGGGCGTCGCGCCGCTCAAGACGGACATCGACCGGATCGAGGCGATCGCCGACAAGGGCGCGCTGGCGCAGGCGATCGGCGGAACGCTGCGTGCCGACGCCGACCCCATCAACAACACCAACTTCCATACCGAGAACCTGTTCGGGATCTTCGTCACCCAGGCGTTCGAGGACCCCTCGAAGTCGGTCCCCTACGTCATGCAGGGCGGGATCGGGCTGCCCGACCGCGACTATTACCTCTCGTCCGACGGCAACATGGCCAAAATCCGTTCCGCCTACGCACCCTATGTCGCGAAGATCATGACGCTCTCCGGCCTGCCCAACGCGGAGGCGCGCGCGCAGAAGGTGGTCGCGCTCGAGAACATGATCGCGCAGGCGCATGAATCGCTGCAGGACAGCCAGGACAGCTTCAAGGCCAACAACCCGTGGAAGCGCGCCGACTTCGACCGTAAGGCGCCGGGCCTCGACTGGGGCCGGCTGTTCGGCGCCGCCGGGCTTGGCAGCCAGCAGGACTTCATCGTCTGGCAACCGGGCTCCGTGACCAAGCTGGCTGCGCTGGTGAACTCGCAGCCGCTCGAGGTCTGGAAAGACTGGCTGGCGTTCCACCGCGCCAACCAGATGACCGACGTGCTGCCCAAGGCGTTCGACGACGCGCACTTCGCCTTCTACGGCACCACGGTGAACGGCCAGCCGCAGCAGCGCAGCCGCGACAAGCGGGCGCTCGCGATGACCAACGCCGCGCTCGGGGACGCGGTCGGCAAGCTTTATGCCGACAAGTTCTTCCCCGCCTCGTCGAAGGCGGACATCGACAGCATGGTCCGGAACATCAAGGCGGCGCTGGTGAAGCGGATCGACGCGCTGAGCTGGATGGCGCCCGCGACAAAGGACGAGGCGAAGAAGAAGGTCGCCACCATGGCGGTCGGCATCGGCTATCCGGACAAGTGGCGCGACTACGGCAACCTCACCGTCCAGACCGGCGACGCCTACGGCAATCTCGATCGCGCCCGGCTGGCCAACTACCAGACCCAGCTCGCCAAGATCGGCCGTCCGGTCGACAAGAACGAGTGGTGGATGACGCCGCAGACGGTCAACGCGGTGAACCTGCCGCTGCAGAACGCGCTGAACTTCCCGGCCGCGATCCTCGACCAGGGCTTTTACGATCCCAGGGCCGACAGCGCCGCCAACTATGGCGCGATCGGCTCGGTGATCGGCCACGAGATCAGTCACAGCTTCGACAATCTCGGCGCGACCTTCGACAGCACCGGGCGGCTGCGCAACTGGTGGACCCCGGCCGACCTCGCCCACTTCAAGCAGGCCGGCGCTGCGCTGGCGGCGCAGTACAGCGCCTATCAGGCGCTTCCCGGGCTGAAGCTCAACGGGGAGCAGGAGCTGGGCGAGAACATCGCCGACGTCGCCGGGCTCGCCGCCGCCTACGACGCCTGGAAGGCGTCGCTCAACGGCAAGCCCTCGCCGGTGATCGACGGCATGACCGGCGACCAGCGCTTCTTCCTCGCCTATGGGCAATCGCACAGCGGCAAGCTGCGCGACGCGGCGCTGCGCGCGCGGGTCGCCACCGATGTCCATGCGCCGGGCCCGTGGCGGGTCCAGACGGTCCGCAACCTCGATCCCTGGTACGCCGCTTTCAACGTCCAGCCGGGGCAGAAGCTCTATCTCGCGCTCGACAAGCGCGTGAAGGTCTGGTAG
- a CDS encoding murein transglycosylase A: MTVDEGVAQRALVAFRISCPSLMRRKDGSLLTATIDWQPVCTAASTVVPGGAAAFFRDNFEWDRLGEGKLFATGYYEPEIAGTRVAQTGYAVPVYRTPPDLVRCTRADGTSGRGRLDPVTSQCLPYYTRAEIEDGVLANKGLELGWAADPVDLFFVEIQGSGRLVDPAGNVVRIGYDNQNGQTYVAIGKLLRDRGILPPGGANMEAIKAWLRANPDQGRALMRENLSYIFFKELTGTGPLGALGVPVTAQATVAADPLYTPLGAPVFVQADRPEINGLWVAQDVGGAIKGANRFDTFWGAGADATRIAGGMAAKGQALLLLPKGSAAKALAARAATPPAAASAQAQP; encoded by the coding sequence ATGACGGTCGACGAGGGGGTCGCCCAGCGCGCGCTCGTCGCCTTCCGGATCAGCTGTCCTTCGCTGATGCGGCGCAAGGACGGCAGCCTGCTCACTGCGACAATCGACTGGCAGCCTGTCTGCACGGCAGCCTCTACCGTTGTTCCCGGTGGGGCAGCGGCCTTCTTCCGCGACAATTTCGAATGGGACCGGCTCGGCGAGGGCAAACTGTTTGCGACCGGTTATTACGAGCCGGAGATAGCCGGCACTCGCGTCGCCCAAACCGGCTATGCCGTTCCGGTCTATCGCACACCGCCGGATCTGGTCCGCTGCACGCGTGCCGACGGGACGAGCGGGCGAGGGCGGCTTGATCCGGTGACCAGCCAGTGCCTGCCTTATTATACCCGCGCGGAAATCGAGGACGGAGTGCTCGCCAACAAGGGGCTGGAGCTCGGCTGGGCCGCGGACCCGGTCGACCTCTTCTTCGTCGAGATTCAGGGCTCCGGGCGGCTGGTCGACCCGGCCGGCAACGTTGTCCGGATCGGCTACGACAACCAGAACGGCCAGACTTACGTCGCGATCGGCAAGCTGCTCCGCGACCGCGGGATCCTGCCGCCGGGCGGCGCCAACATGGAGGCGATCAAGGCCTGGCTCCGCGCCAATCCGGACCAGGGTCGAGCCCTGATGCGCGAGAACCTCAGCTACATCTTCTTCAAGGAACTGACCGGCACCGGTCCGCTCGGGGCGCTCGGCGTTCCCGTGACCGCGCAGGCGACAGTTGCTGCCGACCCGCTCTACACGCCGCTCGGAGCACCCGTGTTCGTGCAGGCCGATCGTCCGGAAATCAACGGCCTGTGGGTGGCGCAGGACGTGGGCGGCGCAATCAAGGGTGCCAATCGCTTCGACACCTTCTGGGGCGCGGGTGCGGATGCGACCAGGATCGCTGGTGGCATGGCCGCCAAGGGGCAAGCGCTTCTCCTTCTTCCCAAAGGGTCGGCCGCAAAGGCGCTCGCCGCCCGTGCCGCGACCCCGCCGGCCGCGGCCAGTGCGCAAGCTCAACCCTGA
- a CDS encoding Tim44/TimA family putative adaptor protein: MTAIVILALVAIFIGLRLYSVLGERTGHEQQPILKPAESDARIDARAPSAAPAAQSSIDPADLAYLPTAGPGVRAMLSADPSFDVARFLEGAQAAYRMILEGFWKGDLSSVRDHVDPHVLDTFEQAIADRHAAGHVIDNRLVAIEQAVIASAELAKSVATVAVRFEADIAAVTRDAEGQVIAGSLSDAVQTRDLWTFRRDTASRDPNWVLIETDEDQ, translated from the coding sequence TTGACTGCCATCGTCATTCTTGCCCTCGTTGCCATCTTCATCGGCCTGCGCCTTTATAGTGTGCTGGGCGAACGGACCGGCCATGAGCAGCAGCCGATCCTCAAGCCGGCCGAATCCGATGCCCGCATCGATGCTCGGGCTCCGAGTGCGGCGCCGGCTGCGCAGAGCAGCATCGATCCCGCCGACCTCGCGTATCTCCCGACGGCCGGGCCCGGTGTCCGCGCCATGCTGTCGGCCGACCCGAGCTTCGACGTTGCCCGCTTCCTTGAAGGAGCGCAGGCTGCCTACCGGATGATCCTCGAGGGGTTCTGGAAGGGCGATCTGTCAAGCGTCCGCGACCATGTCGACCCGCACGTTCTCGACACGTTCGAGCAGGCGATCGCCGATCGCCACGCCGCCGGTCATGTGATCGACAATCGCCTGGTAGCGATTGAGCAGGCGGTCATTGCCTCGGCGGAGCTGGCGAAGAGCGTCGCCACCGTCGCGGTGCGCTTCGAAGCTGACATCGCCGCTGTGACCCGTGACGCCGAGGGGCAGGTTATCGCCGGCAGCCTCAGCGACGCGGTCCAGACCCGCGACCTGTGGACCTTCCGCCGCGACACCGCTAGCCGCGACCCCAACTGGGTGCTGATCGAGACCGACGAAGACCAGTGA
- the secB gene encoding protein-export chaperone SecB, whose amino-acid sequence MAEQDSIPSNGGAEGETPQAATLAQYIKDLSVENPSSPAVFQWNEQAQIDVQFNLSVNRVSDEVHEVVLKIEASARSTSGVHFMVDLSYAGLFGLRNVPEEALAPFLLAEAPRLLFPFARQVVAAAVQDCGFPPLMLDPIDFGALYMQQLEAAQQQPGGTEGDGTPTVQ is encoded by the coding sequence ATGGCCGAACAGGACTCGATTCCCAGCAACGGCGGTGCCGAAGGCGAAACGCCGCAGGCGGCGACGCTGGCGCAGTACATCAAGGATCTCTCGGTCGAGAACCCCAGCTCGCCGGCCGTTTTCCAGTGGAACGAGCAGGCGCAGATCGACGTCCAGTTCAACCTGTCGGTCAACCGCGTCTCCGACGAGGTCCATGAGGTCGTGCTGAAGATCGAGGCCTCGGCGCGCTCCACCAGCGGCGTCCACTTCATGGTCGACCTCAGCTATGCCGGGCTGTTCGGGCTCCGCAACGTTCCGGAGGAGGCGCTCGCCCCATTCCTGCTCGCCGAGGCGCCGCGGCTGCTTTTCCCGTTCGCCCGTCAAGTGGTCGCCGCCGCGGTCCAGGACTGCGGCTTCCCGCCGCTGATGCTCGACCCGATCGACTTCGGCGCGCTCTACATGCAGCAGCTCGAGGCTGCGCAGCAGCAGCCGGGCGGCACCGAGGGCGACGGCACGCCCACTGTCCAGTAA